A genomic stretch from Deinococcus metalli includes:
- a CDS encoding ATP-binding SpoIIE family protein phosphatase, protein MPLSVRVPVTDASGVGEARRVAADIAGRLGFAEARRSDVAIVATELATNVLKHAPEGELVVSPAAFGRLDLLALDRGPGIARIGEVLRDGYSTAGTPGTGLGAVIRLANAFDVYSAERRGSVVYAQLAERRDVPPPGAFDIGAVQLPHPDEVQSGDDWAALPGETQLRLLVIDGLGHGPGAHAAAQAGVDAFTGAPHLTPPDVLQRLHGALRSTRGAVAAVAELDLDARELRYAGAGNIAGAVLDAEHRRGLLSHSGTLGQAVRRAMPVTLPWSADAALVVHSDGLSSSWNLDVWPGLRRRRAAVIAGVLTREYRRAHDDVTVVVVKETA, encoded by the coding sequence ATGCCGCTGAGCGTGCGGGTGCCCGTGACCGACGCGAGCGGCGTGGGCGAGGCGCGGCGGGTGGCGGCCGACATCGCCGGCCGGCTGGGGTTCGCGGAGGCGCGGCGTTCGGACGTGGCCATCGTGGCCACCGAACTCGCCACCAACGTGCTCAAGCACGCGCCCGAGGGCGAGCTGGTGGTGTCGCCGGCCGCGTTCGGCCGCCTGGACCTGCTCGCGCTGGACCGCGGGCCGGGCATCGCACGCATCGGGGAGGTGCTGCGCGACGGCTACTCGACGGCCGGCACGCCCGGCACCGGGCTGGGCGCGGTGATCCGGCTGGCGAACGCCTTCGACGTGTACTCGGCCGAGCGCAGGGGCAGCGTGGTGTACGCACAGCTGGCCGAGCGCCGCGACGTGCCGCCGCCCGGCGCCTTCGACATCGGAGCGGTGCAGCTCCCGCACCCGGACGAGGTGCAGAGCGGGGACGACTGGGCCGCGCTGCCCGGCGAGACCCAGCTGCGGCTGCTGGTGATCGACGGCCTGGGGCACGGGCCGGGCGCGCACGCCGCGGCGCAGGCGGGCGTGGACGCCTTCACCGGCGCGCCGCACCTGACGCCGCCGGACGTGCTGCAGCGCCTGCACGGCGCGCTGCGGTCCACCCGGGGCGCCGTGGCCGCCGTGGCCGAACTCGATCTGGACGCCCGCGAACTGCGCTACGCCGGGGCCGGCAACATCGCGGGCGCGGTGCTGGACGCCGAGCACCGCCGCGGCCTGCTGTCGCACAGCGGCACGCTCGGGCAGGCGGTGCGCCGCGCCATGCCCGTCACGCTGCCGTGGTCGGCAGACGCGGCGCTGGTGGTGCACAGCGACGGCCTGAGCAGCAGCTGGAACCTGGACGTGTGGCCCGGCCTGCGGCGCCGGCGCGCGGCGGTCATCGCCGGCGTCCTGACGCGCGAGTACCGCCGCGCACACGACGACGTGACGGTCGTGGTGGTCAAGGAGACCGCGTGA
- a CDS encoding ATP-binding protein: MTSSVVTGETLAVRMEDDVVRVRQVTRRRAEELGFRLVDQTKIVTAASELARNTLVHGGGGHVHLSVVQAARPGLKLVFEDHGPGIPDVPRALQDGFTTGNGLGLGLSGSRRLMDEFSIDTQPGAYTRITVVKWL; this comes from the coding sequence GTGACGTCGTCCGTCGTGACCGGTGAGACCCTGGCGGTCCGCATGGAGGACGACGTCGTGCGCGTGCGGCAGGTGACGCGCCGGCGGGCCGAGGAGCTGGGTTTCCGGCTGGTGGACCAGACGAAGATCGTGACCGCCGCGTCGGAACTCGCGCGCAACACCCTGGTGCACGGCGGCGGCGGGCACGTGCACCTGAGCGTGGTGCAGGCCGCCCGCCCTGGCCTCAAGCTGGTGTTCGAGGACCACGGGCCGGGCATCCCGGACGTGCCGCGCGCCCTGCAGGACGGCTTCACCACCGGCAACGGCCTGGGCCTGGGCCTCAGCGGCTCGCGGCGCCTGATGGACGAGTTCAGTATCGACACCCAGCCCGGCGCGTACACGCGCATCACGGTCGTGAAGTGGCTGTGA
- a CDS encoding STAS domain-containing protein, producing the protein MDRVPILNLGSCLLVSVQVDLHDRLALALQEDLASEIVRHHARGVLIDISSLDMVDSFIGRVLGNIAAVSRVLAAETVIVGMRPAVAITLVELGVRWEGVRTAISVERGMALLQGQGTPGGKARDVVRRDR; encoded by the coding sequence GTGGACCGCGTTCCCATCCTGAACCTGGGCTCGTGCCTGCTGGTCAGCGTCCAGGTGGACCTGCACGACCGCCTGGCGCTGGCGCTGCAGGAAGACCTGGCGAGCGAGATCGTCCGGCACCACGCGCGCGGCGTCCTGATCGACATCTCGAGCCTGGACATGGTGGACTCCTTCATCGGGCGGGTGCTGGGGAACATCGCGGCCGTCAGCCGGGTGCTGGCCGCCGAGACGGTGATCGTGGGCATGCGGCCTGCCGTCGCCATCACTCTGGTCGAACTGGGCGTGCGCTGGGAGGGCGTGCGCACCGCGATCTCCGTCGAGCGCGGCATGGCCCTGCTCCAGGGTCAGGGGACGCCCGGAGGGAAGGCACGTGACGTCGTCCGTCGTGACCGGTGA
- a CDS encoding STAS domain-containing protein: MTATTDRIARLLSEDDSFLDYWVLEQLNAVTMRRDLISEVELRRESGTFLTLFRQGVRTGGDIGSAAWGDVRAFLEQLARSRAGQGFTPSEVATFVFSLKQPLFGRLRQELTAQPEVLADAVWDVTVLIDQLGLYTLDVYQKSREQIIERQRQEMLELSTPVVKLWDGVVALPLIGTLDSQRTQIVMETLLQRIVDTGSTIAIIDITGVPTVDTLVAQHLLQTVAAAKLMGADCIISGIRPQIAQTIVHLGIDLSGVSTRASLADALQLALGRGGFQIVSGADA, translated from the coding sequence ATGACCGCCACCACAGACCGCATCGCCCGCCTCCTGTCAGAGGATGACTCCTTCCTCGACTACTGGGTGCTGGAGCAGCTCAACGCGGTCACCATGCGCCGCGACCTCATCAGCGAGGTCGAACTGCGGCGGGAGTCCGGGACCTTCCTGACGCTGTTCCGCCAGGGCGTGCGAACCGGGGGGGACATCGGCAGCGCGGCGTGGGGAGACGTCAGGGCGTTCCTGGAGCAGCTGGCGCGCTCCCGCGCGGGCCAGGGCTTCACGCCGTCGGAGGTGGCGACCTTCGTGTTTTCCCTCAAGCAGCCGCTGTTCGGGCGTCTGCGCCAGGAGCTGACCGCGCAGCCCGAGGTACTCGCGGACGCCGTGTGGGACGTCACGGTGCTGATTGACCAGCTGGGGCTGTACACGCTGGACGTGTACCAGAAGTCGCGCGAGCAGATCATCGAGCGCCAGCGGCAGGAGATGCTGGAACTGTCCACCCCGGTCGTGAAACTGTGGGACGGCGTGGTGGCGCTGCCGCTGATCGGCACGCTGGACAGCCAGCGCACCCAGATCGTGATGGAGACGCTGCTGCAGCGCATCGTGGACACCGGGTCCACCATCGCCATCATCGACATCACGGGCGTGCCCACGGTGGACACCCTGGTGGCCCAGCACCTGCTCCAGACCGTCGCGGCCGCCAAGCTGATGGGTGCGGACTGCATCATCAGCGGCATCCGGCCGCAGATCGCGCAGACCATCGTGCATCTGGGCATCGACCTGTCCGGCGTGTCCACCCGCGCCAGCCTGGCCGACGCGCTGCAACTGGCGCTCGGCCGGGGCGGCTTCCAGATCGTGTCCGGCGCGGACGCGTAG
- a CDS encoding SDR family NAD(P)-dependent oxidoreductase, producing the protein MSGTDPLAGRVALVTGGAGGIGSAICETLAGAGAAVIVCYAGSEERAAALAAELPGHGHRALRVAVDDSAVLAAAAASIHATEGRLDVLVNNAGVTTPVPHADLDGLSDEWIDTILRVNVRGPFASVRALAPLLRAGGDGLVVNISSVAAVTGLGSNVAYCASKAALDSMTRSLARALAPDIRVLSVSPGWVDGEYAARMPPDLIAAQADRTPLGRIARPQEVGRAVLAAATHLTFTTGTVIPVDGGRPLG; encoded by the coding sequence GTGAGCGGGACCGACCCCCTCGCGGGCCGCGTCGCCCTGGTCACCGGCGGGGCCGGCGGGATCGGCAGCGCAATCTGCGAGACGCTCGCAGGTGCGGGCGCGGCCGTCATCGTGTGCTACGCCGGCAGCGAGGAGCGCGCCGCCGCCCTGGCCGCCGAGTTGCCGGGCCACGGCCACCGCGCCCTGCGCGTGGCGGTCGACGACTCCGCCGTGCTGGCCGCCGCCGCTGCCAGCATCCACGCCACCGAGGGCCGGCTCGACGTGCTGGTGAACAACGCCGGGGTCACCACGCCGGTGCCGCACGCGGATCTGGACGGCCTGAGCGACGAGTGGATCGACACCATCCTGCGCGTGAACGTGCGCGGCCCCTTCGCGAGCGTGCGCGCCCTCGCGCCGCTGCTGCGCGCCGGCGGGGACGGTCTGGTCGTGAACATCTCGTCGGTGGCGGCCGTCACGGGCCTGGGTTCGAACGTGGCCTACTGCGCGTCCAAGGCGGCCCTGGACTCCATGACCCGCTCGCTGGCGCGCGCCCTGGCGCCGGACATCCGGGTGCTCAGCGTGTCGCCCGGGTGGGTGGACGGCGAGTACGCGGCGCGTATGCCGCCGGACCTGATCGCCGCGCAGGCGGACCGCACGCCGCTGGGCCGCATCGCCCGGCCGCAGGAGGTCGGCCGCGCCGTGCTGGCCGCGGCGACGCACCTGACCTTCACGACCGGCACGGTCATTCCGGTGGACGGCGGCCGGCCGCTGGGGTGA
- a CDS encoding LacI family DNA-binding transcriptional regulator: protein MTRPTTSSPPPTQRVTSLDVSRAAGVSQSAVSRAFTPGASISPETRRRVLETAERLGYQPNAIARSLVTQRSGIVALIVGELHNPFYPQALSLFAKALEARGKRALLLTHDARRDVQETLDAARSYQIEAAIVFPTRLNARPPSLGDVQEGGIPVLLFNRHLPGHQLLSVACDNYSGGRLAAQVLLDAGARRLAFIGGDPDTSTHQDRLRGFTDRLAQAGVRPVATPARAFQYDWGVQATLHLDAAGERPDGFFGANDIVTIGVLDALRTLGRRVPDEVSVIGFDNIDESARLAYRLTTIGQPLEAMVEDALRALDDPQPGNGPRLHAPELIWRDTVAGNRS, encoded by the coding sequence ATGACCCGCCCGACCACGAGTTCACCGCCCCCCACCCAGCGGGTCACGTCCCTCGACGTGTCGCGCGCGGCGGGCGTGTCGCAGTCGGCGGTGTCGCGGGCCTTCACGCCGGGCGCGTCCATCAGCCCCGAGACGCGGAGACGGGTGCTGGAGACCGCCGAGAGATTGGGCTACCAGCCCAACGCGATCGCCCGCTCGCTGGTCACGCAGCGCAGCGGCATCGTGGCGCTGATCGTGGGCGAACTGCACAACCCCTTCTATCCGCAGGCGCTGTCGCTGTTCGCCAAGGCGCTCGAGGCGCGCGGCAAGCGGGCGCTGCTGCTCACGCACGACGCCCGGCGCGACGTGCAGGAGACGCTGGACGCTGCACGGTCATACCAGATCGAGGCGGCCATCGTCTTCCCTACCCGCCTGAACGCCCGTCCGCCCAGCCTGGGCGACGTGCAGGAGGGCGGCATTCCGGTGCTGCTGTTCAACCGGCACCTGCCGGGGCACCAGCTCCTCTCGGTCGCGTGCGACAACTACAGCGGCGGTCGGCTGGCGGCGCAGGTGCTGTTGGACGCCGGTGCGCGCCGCCTGGCCTTCATCGGCGGCGACCCCGACACCTCCACGCACCAGGACCGCCTGCGCGGCTTCACGGACCGCCTCGCACAGGCGGGCGTGCGGCCGGTTGCCACCCCCGCCCGCGCCTTCCAGTACGACTGGGGCGTGCAGGCCACCCTTCACCTCGACGCCGCCGGCGAGCGGCCCGACGGTTTTTTCGGCGCGAACGACATCGTGACGATCGGCGTGCTCGACGCCCTGCGCACGCTGGGCCGGCGCGTGCCGGACGAGGTCAGTGTGATCGGATTCGACAACATCGACGAGTCGGCCCGCCTCGCGTACCGGCTGACCACCATCGGCCAGCCGCTCGAGGCGATGGTCGAGGACGCCCTGCGCGCCCTGGACGACCCGCAGCCGGGCAATGGTCCCCGACTGCACGCCCCCGAACTGATCTGGCGCGACACCGTCGCCGGGAACCGCTCGTGA
- the hisD gene encoding histidinol dehydrogenase: MARILKSGVNAQTQLSINETVQTTVRGLIADIRERGDDALRAHSQAFDGWNPPQFRLSAEQIAHAVAQVPEEQLDSIRFALEQVRTFARAQRASIHEVEIETIPGVTLGHKVLPMNSVACYVPGGRYPMIASAIMSVATAKVAGVPRVVAVTPPKDGEPYPATVATMHLAGADEIYIMGGVQALAALALGTQSVAAVDMLVGPGNAYVAEAKRQLFGQVGIDLLAGPTETLVIADDSVDAEMVATDLLGQAEHGTNSPAVLLTTSETLARAVETEITRQLGVLSTAAVAGQAWRDYGQIIVADDEGEMIRIADDIASEHVQVLTRDPDVFLNGMTNYGSLFLGPETNVAYGDKAIGTNHILPTGRAARYTGGLWVGKFLKTVTYQRATREASVVVGRHCSVICGIEGFAGHQRQADLRVERYGEAVTVGAD, encoded by the coding sequence ATGGCCCGCATTCTGAAATCCGGTGTGAACGCCCAGACCCAGCTCAGCATCAACGAGACCGTGCAGACCACGGTGCGCGGCCTCATCGCGGACATCCGGGAGCGCGGGGACGACGCCCTGCGCGCGCACTCGCAGGCCTTCGACGGCTGGAATCCGCCGCAGTTCCGCCTGAGCGCCGAGCAGATCGCGCACGCCGTGGCCCAGGTGCCCGAGGAACAGCTCGACTCCATCCGCTTCGCGCTGGAGCAGGTGCGCACCTTTGCGCGGGCGCAGCGGGCGTCCATCCACGAGGTGGAGATCGAGACCATTCCCGGCGTCACGCTGGGCCACAAGGTGCTGCCCATGAACTCGGTGGCGTGCTACGTGCCGGGCGGGCGCTACCCCATGATCGCGTCGGCCATCATGAGCGTGGCGACCGCCAAGGTCGCGGGCGTGCCCCGGGTGGTGGCCGTGACGCCACCCAAGGACGGGGAGCCGTACCCGGCCACCGTCGCCACCATGCACCTCGCGGGGGCCGACGAGATCTACATCATGGGCGGCGTGCAGGCGCTGGCCGCGCTCGCGCTGGGCACCCAGAGCGTCGCAGCGGTGGACATGCTGGTCGGCCCCGGCAACGCCTACGTCGCGGAGGCCAAGCGTCAGCTCTTCGGCCAGGTCGGCATCGACCTGCTGGCCGGCCCCACCGAGACCCTGGTGATCGCCGACGACTCGGTGGACGCCGAGATGGTCGCGACCGACCTGCTGGGCCAGGCCGAGCACGGCACGAACTCGCCCGCGGTGCTGCTCACCACCTCCGAGACGCTGGCCCGCGCGGTCGAGACCGAGATCACCCGTCAGCTGGGCGTGCTGTCCACGGCCGCGGTGGCCGGGCAGGCGTGGCGCGACTACGGACAGATCATCGTGGCCGACGACGAGGGCGAGATGATCCGCATTGCCGACGACATCGCGTCCGAGCACGTGCAGGTGCTGACCCGCGACCCGGACGTGTTCCTGAACGGCATGACCAACTACGGCTCGCTGTTCCTGGGGCCGGAGACCAACGTGGCGTACGGCGACAAGGCCATCGGCACGAACCACATCCTGCCCACCGGCCGCGCCGCGCGCTACACCGGGGGCCTGTGGGTGGGCAAGTTCCTGAAGACCGTGACGTACCAGCGCGCCACCCGCGAGGCCTCGGTGGTGGTGGGCCGGCACTGCTCGGTGATCTGCGGTATCGAGGGCTTCGCGGGCCACCAGCGGCAGGCGGACCTGCGCGTCGAGCGCTACGGCGAGGCGGTCACGGTGGGCGCCGACTGA